Within the Leisingera thetidis genome, the region GAACATCGACAACCCGCGGTGGTCGGTGGTGTTCGGGTCGGTGCGCGCCAGCAGCGTCATCACATGGGTGCGGGCGGCATGGGTGATCCAGGTCTTGTTGCCGGTTATCTTGTAATCGCCATTCTCATCCTTGACCGCGCGGGTGCGCAGGGAGCCAAGGTCGGAGCCGGTGTTCGGCTCGGTGAACACGGCCGTCGGCAGGATCTCGGCGCTGGACAGCTTCGGCAGCCAGTTGGCCTTCTGCTCATCGGTGCCGCCGCACAGGATCAGCTCCGCCGCGATTTCCGAGCGGGTGCCCAGCGAGCCAACCCCGATATAGCCGCGCGACAGCTCTTCGGAGACCACCACCATCGAGGCCTTCGACAGGCCGAAGCCGCCGTATTCCTCGGGGATGGTAAGACCGAAGACGCCCATCTCGGCCAGGTCCTCGATCACCGACAGCGGGATCAGCTCATCCTTCAGGTGCCAGTCATGGGCATAAGGCTCAACCTTCTCCACCGCATAGCGGCGGAACTGGTCGCGGATCATCTCCAGCTCTTCTTCCAGGCCGGAGTGGCCGAACATGGTGGACCCGGCCTGCGCCTCCATCAGCTCGACCAGCCGGGTGCGGGCGGACTGGCTGTTGCCCTGCTCGCACAGCGTCATCACCGCGGGCGCCATCAGCAGGCGCTGGGCGTTCTCGTCAAGGCCCAGATCCTGCAGGCGGATGATTTCGCCCTGGTTCATCTGGATGCCGCCCCGGATCTGGCACAGGTATTCGCCAAAGCCGATCTGGTGGATCAGCTGCTCCATCGCGCCGAATTTGCCCTCGCCCTGCAGCTTCTCGGCCCAGGCCTGCATCTGCCGCAAGGAATAGACATAGGTCGCCAGCCACGACAGCCCATGCGCCGCCACCTGGTTTTCCTCGATCAGGCGGCCGGACACGCGGCCCTCTTCGCTCACCATTGCCGTGACCGAGGCACGGGCGGCCTCGAGCAGCTGGTCCAGCGGTTCCAGGGATGCGGCGGTCAGCGCCAGCAGGTCGGGGATGAGTGTCGGTTTCATATGCAAGTCCTGTCCGTCGTGGGCCATGAATCAGATCCTTTTCCGGTCGCCCGGTGGTAAATCACTTTGCAGGTGCAGCGCAACAAAAATACGCGCAGGTGCGGCATTTGGATCAAATCTTGCGTGTGCATTTTGCCCGTGCAGCGCGGCAGAGATATGATAATGCGGGGCTATGACAGCATTGTTTTCCCTCCTTTCACCGTCGGAGGCGGCGGCGGCTTTCGGCATTGCTCTTTTGGCGGGCGCGGTCAAAGGCCTGGTCGGCTTTGCCATGCCGATGATCCTCATTTCCGGCCTCAGCCTGTTCCTGGCCCCTGACCTGGCGCTTGCCGGGCTGATTCTGCCGACGCTGGTCACCAACGGGATGCAGGCGCTGCGCCAGGGCCCGGCAGCGGCAGTTGCCTCGATCCGGAAGTTCCGGGTGTTTCTGATGATTGGCCTCATTTGCCTGCTGCTGAGTGCCCAGTCGGTGCGTCTGCTGCCGCAGCAGGCGCTGCTGCTGGTGATCGGTCTGCCGGTGACGGTTTTTGCCGTCATGCAGCTGATGGGCAAAACCTTCTCCATTGCCGGCCAGACCCGCCGCAGCGAGGCCGCAGTGGGGGGCGTCGCCGGGCTGATCGGCGGGGTGTCGGGCGTCTGGGGGCCGCCGACCGTGGCCTATCTGACCGCGTTGGGCACCGAAAAAACCGAACAGATCCGGGTTCAGGGCGTGATCTATGGCCTGGGCGCGGTGGCGCTGCTGTTTGCGCACATCGGATCGGGGGTGATGCGGGCGGAAACCGCACCGTTTTCGCTGCTGCTGATTGTGCCGGCAGTGGCGGGCATGTGGATTGGCGGGCAGCTGCATGACCGGATCGATCAGGTGCTGTTCCGCCGGGCGACGCTGCTGGTGCTGCTGCTTGCAGGCCTGAACCTGCTGCGCCGCGGCTTGCTGATGTAACTGCGGCGGAGGCTGGGAGAGTCCATGCACCAGAGGTTTACTGCTGAGCAGCTGGCAACAGGCTCGATTCTGATCGCGCTGGCGGTCATGGGGCTCAAGGCTGCGGCCTGGATGATGACCGGCTCGGTTGCGCTGCTGTCGGATGCATTGGAGTCGCTGGTCAACATCGGCGGCGCGGTAATGGCCTGGTTTGCCGTGCGCTATGCCCAGCGGCCGCCGGATGCAGGCCATCCCTATGGCCACCACAAGGCCGAGTATTTCTCGGCCGTGGCCGAGGGCATCATGATTGTTATCGCCGCGCTGCTGATCCTGAACGAAGCAATCGGTGCCTTGAACCGCCCGTCGGTGGCCGATTGGGGATACGCCGGGCTTCTGGTCAACGCGGCGGCGATGGCGGTCAACCTGATCTGGGCGCGGGTTCTGCTGCGGGCCGGCGGGCGCCTCAGCTCACCGGCGCTGTCGGCGGGCGGGCGGCATTTGATGAGCGACGTCTGGACCTCGGCCGGCGTTCTGGCAGGGCTGGTGCTGGCCCTGTCCAGCGGCTGGGCCATTCTCGATCCGCTGCTTGCCCTGCTGGTGGCCGTCAACATCCTGCGGGAGGGCTGGCTGGTGATTGCCGCGTCGGTCAACGGGCTGATGGATACCGCCGCGCCCGAGAGCGAGCGTGTCCGGGTGGAGGAGATCATCCATCGGTCCGCAGCCGGCGCGATGCAGGTCCACGGGCTGAAAACCCGCCGGGCGGGACGGGCGCTGTTTGTCGAATTCCACATGGTGGTGGACGGTGCCATGTCGGTTCGGGCGGCGCATGACATCTGCGACCGGGTGGAGGCCGCCTTGCGCGAAGCCTTCGCCAACGCAGAGCCGGTGATTCACGTGGAGCCCGAACACAAGCTGGAGCCTGCCGGGATCAAGCCGCGCTGAACCGTTTGCAATTCCGCCCGGCCTCCCGTTTAACCGCTTTCAAACAGGCAAAGGAGCAGGCAGATGGCAATGGAGTGGAACAGGCTCTTGAACCCGGGGCGGCTGTGCCGGCCGGACTATGCCGAGAAACCGGGCCGCCCGGCCTATCTGCAGGACTACGACCGGATCCTGTTTTCAGAACCCTTCCGCCGCCTGGCGCAGAAAACCCAGGTGCACCCGCTGCATGACCATGACCACGTGCACCACCGGATGATCCACAGCATGGAAACCGCCAGCGTGGGGCGCTCCCTGGGCGCCGGCGTCGGGGCTGCGCTGGCGGAGCGCGGCAGCCTGCAGGTGGAGCAGATCGCCCGGCTGGCGGGCCATGCCGAGGCTGCCTGCCTTGTGCATGACATCGGCAACCCGCCGTTCGGCCATTCCGGCGAGGACAGCATCGGCGACTGGTTCGCGGCCCAGTTCCGTGCCGGCCGGGGCGTTGCGGCCGATGTGCCGCAGCACCTGCAGGCGGAATTCGAGCACTTCGAAGGAAACGCGCAGGGGTTCCGCATCGTCGGGCGGCTGGAGTTTGCCCAGCAGCAAGGCGGGCTGCGGCTCAGCTATGCGACGCTTGGCGCCTTCATGAAATACCCCTGCACCCGTCTTGTGCGGGATGAGACGGCGGGCACAGGCCCGGCCCCCTACGTGGGGCTGAAGAAATTCGGGATCTTCCAGTCTGATGCAAACCTGTTTGAGGAAACCGCCGATGCGCTGGGCCTGCCCGCCGAGCCGGGCGGCTGGCGCCGCCGGCACCCGCTGGCCTTCCTGGTCGAGGCGGCGGACGACATCTGCTACCGCATTCTGGATATCGAGGACGCCGCCAGCATGGGCGACCTGGACCGCGCCGAAGTCGCCGAGGCGCTGGAGGCGATCATCGGCAAGCCGAACGAGGACCGCGGCCTGCCGATGCGCGACCGTATCGTCCTCTTGCGCGCCTTTGCCATCGGCCAGTCCATCGATGCGGCCGTTGCGGCCTTCATGGAAAACTATGACGCCATCATGATGGGCGAATTCAACGACGGCCTGATGGAAGTCTCGTCCAAGGCGCAGGCCTTTGCCCGGCTGAAGGAGCTGTCAGAGCAGCGGATCTTCGTCGCCCGCCGCAAGACCGAGCTGGAGATCACCGGGCGCCAGGTGCTGCATTCGGTGCTGGACCATTTCCACGGTCTTTATGCCGGCCTGCAGGGCTGCGGCTGGGACGTGGAAGAGCTGAAAGCCCGGCATGGCTATTGGGCCAAGCTGATCCGTGCGGTGGATCTGGACCTGCGCGGGGTGGAGGACGCATACACCGCGATGCATTCGCTGGCCGATTTCGTCTCCGGCATGACCGACCGCTACGCGCTCAAGGTGCGGGACATGGTGACGGGATCGGTGGCCCGCTAGCCGGCCTTTGACTGGCTGGCCGCCTCCCGCGCCTCTTCGCGCTTGCGCTGGGCCATCGTGTCGGTGATGCGGCTGGCCCAGAGGTTGTTCTCATCCGCCAGCGCCTTGATCTCCCGGGCGAGATAGGCGAATCCAAGGCCCGCCTTGCCCGCCCGCGCGGCCTCGATGCCCGCATTGATTGCCAGGATGGACAGTTTCTGGACCGACCGCAGGATATTCTCCGCCAGCTTGATGATCTCGGCATTGGCCTCTTCGGTCCGGTTCAGCGTCTCCTGCAGCTCCCTGCGCAGGGTGACCTCCGCCGACGCATCCACCACCAGACCCTCGAGATAGACCATCTCGCCGCTGTCGTCATAGACCGCATTGCCGCGCTCGCGCACCCAGGCATGCGAACCATCAGAACGGCTGAGCCGGTAGGCCACATCCCAGTTTTCCCGTGCTTCGATGGCTGCATCCACATCGGCAAAAACGCGGTCAATATCGTCTGCATGGGTCAATCCGACATAAGATACTTTGGAGTTTCCAAGGATATCCGATTTCGGGCAGCCGCAGAGTTTCTCAACCTGTCCGGCCATGAACTTCATCGTGAAATTCTCGTCATTGGCACAGCGGTACACAAAGGCGCTGCCGGAACTGAAAATGCTGTTGAAAACCGTCAAAGCCTCTTTGTCCATTCTGGCCCCTCCCCGGGCATGGCGTAAAACTCGGCAAAACAGCCGCAAAGCAGTGTTTGCGGAAGCTTTGCGGTGGAAGGGTTGAGAAATCGTTAACTGGAAACAAAATTTCCCCAAATGAAAAACCCCGGCGCACGGCCGGGGCTTTCCTTTTTCACGGGCGGCTGAGGGGGATCAGCCGATGGCGGCGGCTCTCACGTCCTCGTCGATGAACGGC harbors:
- a CDS encoding sulfite exporter TauE/SafE family protein is translated as MTALFSLLSPSEAAAAFGIALLAGAVKGLVGFAMPMILISGLSLFLAPDLALAGLILPTLVTNGMQALRQGPAAAVASIRKFRVFLMIGLICLLLSAQSVRLLPQQALLLVIGLPVTVFAVMQLMGKTFSIAGQTRRSEAAVGGVAGLIGGVSGVWGPPTVAYLTALGTEKTEQIRVQGVIYGLGAVALLFAHIGSGVMRAETAPFSLLLIVPAVAGMWIGGQLHDRIDQVLFRRATLLVLLLAGLNLLRRGLLM
- a CDS encoding cation diffusion facilitator family transporter translates to MHQRFTAEQLATGSILIALAVMGLKAAAWMMTGSVALLSDALESLVNIGGAVMAWFAVRYAQRPPDAGHPYGHHKAEYFSAVAEGIMIVIAALLILNEAIGALNRPSVADWGYAGLLVNAAAMAVNLIWARVLLRAGGRLSSPALSAGGRHLMSDVWTSAGVLAGLVLALSSGWAILDPLLALLVAVNILREGWLVIAASVNGLMDTAAPESERVRVEEIIHRSAAGAMQVHGLKTRRAGRALFVEFHMVVDGAMSVRAAHDICDRVEAALREAFANAEPVIHVEPEHKLEPAGIKPR
- a CDS encoding acyl-CoA dehydrogenase family protein, coding for MAHDGQDLHMKPTLIPDLLALTAASLEPLDQLLEAARASVTAMVSEEGRVSGRLIEENQVAAHGLSWLATYVYSLRQMQAWAEKLQGEGKFGAMEQLIHQIGFGEYLCQIRGGIQMNQGEIIRLQDLGLDENAQRLLMAPAVMTLCEQGNSQSARTRLVELMEAQAGSTMFGHSGLEEELEMIRDQFRRYAVEKVEPYAHDWHLKDELIPLSVIEDLAEMGVFGLTIPEEYGGFGLSKASMVVVSEELSRGYIGVGSLGTRSEIAAELILCGGTDEQKANWLPKLSSAEILPTAVFTEPNTGSDLGSLRTRAVKDENGDYKITGNKTWITHAARTHVMTLLARTDPNTTDHRGLSMFLAEKTPGTDEAPFPTPGMTGGEIEVLGYRGMKEYELGFDNFHVKGGNLLGGEENKGFKQLMETFESARIQTAARAIGVAQSALDIAMQYAQERKQFGKSLINFPRVSGKLAMMAVEIMIARQLTYFSAWEKDHGHRCDLEAGMAKLLGARVAWAAADNGLQIHGGNGFAMEYKISRVLCDARILNIFEGAAEIQAQVIARRLLG
- the dgt gene encoding dGTP triphosphohydrolase, producing MAMEWNRLLNPGRLCRPDYAEKPGRPAYLQDYDRILFSEPFRRLAQKTQVHPLHDHDHVHHRMIHSMETASVGRSLGAGVGAALAERGSLQVEQIARLAGHAEAACLVHDIGNPPFGHSGEDSIGDWFAAQFRAGRGVAADVPQHLQAEFEHFEGNAQGFRIVGRLEFAQQQGGLRLSYATLGAFMKYPCTRLVRDETAGTGPAPYVGLKKFGIFQSDANLFEETADALGLPAEPGGWRRRHPLAFLVEAADDICYRILDIEDAASMGDLDRAEVAEALEAIIGKPNEDRGLPMRDRIVLLRAFAIGQSIDAAVAAFMENYDAIMMGEFNDGLMEVSSKAQAFARLKELSEQRIFVARRKTELEITGRQVLHSVLDHFHGLYAGLQGCGWDVEELKARHGYWAKLIRAVDLDLRGVEDAYTAMHSLADFVSGMTDRYALKVRDMVTGSVAR
- a CDS encoding methyl-accepting chemotaxis protein, which encodes MDKEALTVFNSIFSSGSAFVYRCANDENFTMKFMAGQVEKLCGCPKSDILGNSKVSYVGLTHADDIDRVFADVDAAIEARENWDVAYRLSRSDGSHAWVRERGNAVYDDSGEMVYLEGLVVDASAEVTLRRELQETLNRTEEANAEIIKLAENILRSVQKLSILAINAGIEAARAGKAGLGFAYLAREIKALADENNLWASRITDTMAQRKREEAREAASQSKAG